A stretch of the Uranotaenia lowii strain MFRU-FL chromosome 3, ASM2978415v1, whole genome shotgun sequence genome encodes the following:
- the LOC129758413 gene encoding coiled-coil-helix-coiled-coil-helix domain-containing protein 10, mitochondrial-like, which yields MPANSKSGGGGSSRSSRPSSRSPPPPRTRAPPPPPRTPPKAAPAGTPPPGRSSGIMRDIGTTAAGVAVGSVVGNVIGSALTGRGGEGGSSGHHAAARYECDPESPCANEVELFLECAVDQQDLQKCESLRDKMAACKKKYGV from the coding sequence ATGCCTGCCAATTCGAAAAGCGGTGGTGGTGGTTCATCCAGATCGAGTAGACCTTCGTCACGCAGCCCTCCTCCGCCCCGGACCAGAGCACCTCCTCCGCCACCTAGGACTCCACCAAAGGCCGCGCCTGCCGGAACCCCTCCTCCGGGACGCTCATCCGGCATCATGAGGGACATCGGGACAACTGCTGCGGGAGTGGCTGTCGGTTCGGTCGTCGGAAATGTGATAGGAAGTGCCCTTACCGGTAGAGGAGGAGAGGGAGGATCATCAGGCCATCATGCTGCTGCCCGGTACGAGTGTGATCCCGAGAGTCCTTGCGCCAATGAAGTTGAACTATTTTTGGAGTGTGCTGTGGATCAACAGGATCTGCAGAAGTGTGAAAGTTTGAGGGACAAAATGGCTGCCTGCAAGAAAAAGTACGGGGTTTGA